CAATTATAAATTGATGTGTGGCAGCTTTTTTTGCGTGAAGTAGATTATTTTCAAGAAATAAGCTTCATTATAGGTGTAACAGATAAAGAGGTGTACATAATTGATTCTGTGGAACGCTATAGAATTACCATGGTTACAGGCACAATGATTCCCATCCCAGAAAAAAGGTATTTTAAGGTACGGGAGGAAATTGATACGATTATGCAAAAGATAGGATGCTTCAAAGAGGAGCATTTGGAATAAAAAATAACATATAAAAATCAAAAAAGAGAGTTGAGATTAAAATTTGATTAGAAAAAATCAATTTTGATACAACTCTTTTTTATTTATAATTTTATTATTTGAAATGTAGATAAATTCATCAATGCAACTAATAGTTAACAAGATGCAACTATATAAGTCTTGTGAATAAACCAATAGATAAATATAATTTAAATTGAGATGAGGTGATTATATTGAACTTGGGGGAAAATTTAAAAAAACTAAGAAAAGAAAGAAATTTATCACAAGAACAACTTGCTGAAATGCTAAATGTGTCTAGGCAAGCTATATCAAAATGGGAATCTAATAAAACATATCCAGATATAGAAAATCTAGTACTATTGAGAAATCTATTTAATGTATCTTTAGATTATTTGATAGTTAATGAAAATAAAACTGAAGTTGAAGATACAATTGTACCAAGTAAA
This sequence is a window from Clostridioides difficile. Protein-coding genes within it:
- a CDS encoding helix-turn-helix domain-containing protein; protein product: MIILNLGENLKKLRKERNLSQEQLAEMLNVSRQAISKWESNKTYPDIENLVLLRNLFNVSLDYLIVNENKTEVEDTIVPSKLPTDNITDYDRNEEEDDPSDNLIIGGFIIGISIGFVTDNFMWGIACSFIGMGISYILEYLKKKR